ACTCCCTCCAAAAACTTTTAATGCGAGTTGGTTTCCCCCTGTTTTGCCAGGCAAAACAGGGGGAAACCAACTCGTATTGAAAGTCTTTGAAGGGGGTCTGGGGGAAACGTGGGCCTATGGCCCTTCTACAGAAAGTTTCCCCCAGCGCAATTAATCGGAACTTCCCTAAGAAGTTTCGGCGGAACAGATCGGAGCTCCCCCGAGACGGCGGCGGGAGCCTCCATCGCCCTTCTACTTGCCCCCGGCGTCGGCCGCCGGCCTCTCGACGAGCTCTATCACCGCCACGGGGGCGCAGTCGCCGTCGCGGTAACCGGCCTTCACTATCCTTGTGTAGCCGCCCTTCCTCTCCTTGAAGAGCGGGGCCAGCTCGCCGAAGAGTCTCTTGACGGTGCGCTTATTGCGCAGGAATGCCATGGCGCGGCGCATGGCGGCCTGGTCGCCGGCCTTTCCGAGCGTTATCATGCGCTCGGCGTAGCGGCGAAGCTCCTTGGCCTTGGCCACGGTCGTGGTGATCCTCCCCTCGTTGAGCAGGTCGTTCGTCAGGTTGGCCAGCATGCACCGCAGGTGTCCCTTGGGCCGGGAAAACCTCTTTACGTCCCTGTTGTGTCTCATCGTGGAACTCTCCTAAACGCTCTCCTTGCGCTCGCGGAGCATCTTTTCAAGCTCGGCCCTCGAGGGGAAGCCCTCGAGCTTCATGCCGAAATCGAGCCCCATCTCGGCAAGCAGGCTCTTTATCTCGTTGAGCGACTTGCGGCCGAAGTTCTTGGTCTTGAGCATCTCCGTATCGGTCTTCTGGACCATCTCGCCGATGAACTTTATGTCGGCGTTCTTTAGGCAGTTGGCCGAGCGCACCGAGAGCTCGAGCTCGTCGACGGTCTTGAAGAGGTTCTCGTTGAACTGTGGCTTGTCCTGCTCGCCCTCGCTCTCTTCCACCTCCTCTTCTTCGAAGGTGATGAAGACGCTGAGCTGGTCCTGCAGTATCTTGGCCGCCACGGCCAGCGAGTCCGCCGGCGTTATGGAGCCGTCGGTCCAGACCTCGAGCACCAGCTTGTCGTAGTCGGTCTGGCGGCCCACCCTCGCATTGGTGACCTCGAAGTTCGCCTTTGTGACGGGGCTGAAGATCGCGTCTATGGATATCATCCCCACGGGCTGGTCCTCGAGCTTGTTGCGCTCGGCAGGGGAGTAACCCTTGCCCCTGTCGACGACGAGCTCGCCCTTGAAGACGGCGTCGGCCGAGACGGTTGCGATGTGGAGGTTGGGGTTCATTATCTCCACGTTGGCGTCCACGGCTATGTCGCCGGCCTTGACGTCGCAGGGGCCGGTCGCCTCCATGGACAGCGTCCTGGGCGTATCGCCCGTGACC
The nucleotide sequence above comes from Deltaproteobacteria bacterium. Encoded proteins:
- a CDS encoding DNA-directed RNA polymerase subunit alpha, whose translation is MQKNWRDLIKPKKVEAEKNGLSDTHGKFVIEPLERGFGLTIGNALRRILLSSLQGAAITNVRFDGVLHEFSSVQGVKEDVSDIILNLKQVKLKVTGDTPRTLSMEATGPCDVKAGDIAVDANVEIMNPNLHIATVSADAVFKGELVVDRGKGYSPAERNKLEDQPVGMISIDAIFSPVTKANFEVTNARVGRQTDYDKLVLEVWTDGSITPADSLAVAAKILQDQLSVFITFEEEEVEESEGEQDKPQFNENLFKTVDELELSVRSANCLKNADIKFIGEMVQKTDTEMLKTKNFGRKSLNEIKSLLAEMGLDFGMKLEGFPSRAELEKMLRERKESV
- a CDS encoding 50S ribosomal protein L17, producing MRHNRDVKRFSRPKGHLRCMLANLTNDLLNEGRITTTVAKAKELRRYAERMITLGKAGDQAAMRRAMAFLRNKRTVKRLFGELAPLFKERKGGYTRIVKAGYRDGDCAPVAVIELVERPAADAGGK